From the Teredinibacter turnerae T7901 genome, one window contains:
- a CDS encoding tryptophan halogenase family protein, whose translation MSKSVLIVGGGTAGWITAAYMARMLAADTPGGVSITLVESDEIGILGVGEGTFPIIRKTMSRIGLDESELIRDADATFKQGIRFNHWKKNPAECPDDTYFHPFQVASQHTDMDLLPYWLLGVAGEVPWAEACTVQERVVESSLAPKLITHSNYNAPLNYAYHFDASKLAEVVRKRATSMGVRRLIDTVEDVKLDEQGAIASVIGRTHGELTADLYIDCTGFRARLIGETLGSEFTSYRDQLFCNRAVALQVPYEQPGCPIPSCTYATAQEAGWTWDIGLHNRRGIGYVYSSDHCSDDEAAATLKRYIGPAADNLTPRQLAFEAGFRKIQWHKNCVGIGLSVGFIEPLEATGISFAEVAALMLCNLFPWSGDTELSAKQFNAAMTKRFEHVIDFIKLHYYLSERTDTAFWRENRAPETASDNLKNKLEQWRHRPPSFLDIDASHDIFDENSWQYILYGMDFKTDISARADALRFYDDARQEFENIRKQSENAMNAVPTHRDLVSEVVTNGFRPKAKARA comes from the coding sequence ATGAGCAAGAGCGTCTTGATTGTTGGAGGCGGCACCGCAGGTTGGATTACTGCAGCTTACATGGCGCGCATGTTGGCTGCAGATACCCCAGGGGGCGTTTCCATTACGTTAGTAGAATCTGACGAAATAGGTATTCTCGGCGTTGGCGAGGGTACCTTCCCCATCATTCGTAAAACCATGAGCCGTATTGGCCTGGATGAAAGTGAGTTGATTCGCGATGCGGATGCCACTTTTAAGCAAGGTATTCGGTTTAACCATTGGAAAAAAAATCCGGCAGAATGCCCGGACGATACGTATTTTCATCCTTTCCAAGTTGCTTCTCAGCACACGGATATGGATCTATTGCCCTATTGGTTGCTGGGTGTTGCTGGCGAGGTGCCCTGGGCGGAAGCTTGCACCGTACAGGAACGCGTGGTTGAATCCAGCCTGGCTCCAAAATTAATCACCCATTCCAATTACAATGCTCCACTGAATTACGCTTATCACTTCGATGCATCCAAGCTTGCCGAGGTCGTGCGTAAACGCGCTACGTCTATGGGCGTGCGCCGTTTAATCGATACGGTCGAAGATGTAAAACTCGATGAGCAAGGCGCTATTGCTTCGGTGATAGGTCGCACACACGGCGAATTGACCGCAGATCTCTATATTGATTGCACCGGGTTTCGAGCGCGCCTGATTGGCGAAACACTCGGCTCCGAGTTTACGTCCTATCGCGATCAATTGTTCTGTAACCGCGCCGTAGCCCTGCAAGTGCCTTACGAACAACCGGGTTGCCCTATTCCATCGTGTACCTATGCCACCGCTCAAGAAGCGGGCTGGACGTGGGATATCGGTCTTCATAACCGTCGCGGTATTGGCTATGTGTACTCATCAGACCACTGTAGCGACGACGAAGCCGCAGCCACACTTAAACGTTACATCGGGCCTGCGGCAGACAATCTCACACCGAGGCAGCTCGCGTTTGAAGCAGGATTCCGCAAAATACAGTGGCATAAAAACTGTGTCGGCATTGGTTTGTCCGTTGGCTTTATCGAACCCCTGGAGGCCACCGGTATCAGCTTCGCGGAGGTGGCAGCGTTGATGTTGTGCAACTTGTTTCCATGGTCGGGTGACACGGAACTTTCCGCCAAGCAATTTAACGCAGCGATGACCAAGCGTTTTGAGCACGTCATCGATTTTATTAAATTGCACTACTATTTGAGCGAACGTACAGACACCGCTTTCTGGCGGGAAAACCGGGCGCCGGAAACCGCGTCAGACAATTTGAAAAACAAACTGGAACAGTGGCGACATCGCCCGCCGTCGTTCCTCGATATTGATGCAAGCCACGATATTTTTGACGAGAACAGTTGGCAGTACATACTGTATGGTATGGACTTCAAGACTGATATCTCGGCGCGCGCTGATGCGTTGCGCTTTTACGATGACGCGCGTCAGGAATTTGAGAATATTCGCAAGCAGAGCGAAAATGCGATGAATGCGGTTCCCACCCATCGCGACCTTGTCAGCGAGGTCGTGACCAACGGTTTTCGCCCCAAAGCCAAGGCTCGTGCATGA
- a CDS encoding family 43 glycosylhydrolase — protein sequence MKNIKRRTLFKGIGASALPLPAFGGTATSAFSSPQNPCESNPPIQWGVGVEGQRKADLGNGRYINPIVPGDHPDPTVLKDGDDYYMTFSSFNSYPGITIWHSKDLVNWVPIGSVLQQYIGTVWALDMCKVGNRYYVYIPAAPEGKPWSIYVIWTDDIRGKWSDPIDLKIEGCIDPGHVVGEDGKRYLFVNGIRKIRLTDDGLATDGTLVHAYDPWRYPENWVVENFAPEGPKLLRKDDWFYLVTAVGGTAGPVTGHMVIAARSKSIHGPWEHCPNNPLVRTVSDQELWWSKGHATLVEGPHGKWYMVYHAYENGFRTLGRQTLLEPIEWTEDGWFRAVGGDLSLPLSKPADLENQPNGSALSDEFSTNKFGVQWVFHEPKRSENQRVTYKNGALVLKAAGTSPADSSPLVFNVPDRSYQVEVDIEIEPNAEGGLMVFYNHKAFVGVGFTETFVKNYQYAEEHPWARVPVNTKRVRARMVNNKNVLTFYYSHDKGKTWRLHPTRMEVSGLHHNVFGGFLALRVGLFSVGGGKVEFGKLTYSAL from the coding sequence ATGAAAAATATCAAGCGTAGAACTCTTTTTAAAGGCATAGGCGCAAGTGCCCTTCCTCTCCCTGCTTTTGGAGGTACGGCAACTTCTGCTTTCTCATCACCACAAAATCCCTGTGAATCCAACCCTCCAATACAATGGGGTGTCGGCGTTGAGGGGCAGCGAAAGGCAGATCTTGGCAATGGGCGCTATATCAACCCGATTGTACCGGGAGATCACCCTGACCCGACTGTGTTGAAAGATGGTGACGATTATTACATGACATTTTCATCTTTCAATTCTTATCCCGGTATAACCATTTGGCATTCAAAAGATCTGGTGAACTGGGTTCCTATCGGCTCCGTCCTGCAACAATACATCGGCACGGTGTGGGCGCTAGACATGTGTAAGGTGGGGAATCGCTACTATGTGTATATTCCGGCGGCACCAGAGGGCAAGCCGTGGTCAATATATGTTATCTGGACAGATGATATCCGTGGCAAATGGAGCGATCCGATCGATCTAAAAATTGAAGGCTGTATAGATCCTGGTCACGTTGTGGGGGAAGATGGCAAACGCTACTTATTCGTAAATGGGATTCGAAAAATTCGTCTGACAGATGACGGTTTGGCCACTGACGGTACATTAGTTCACGCCTATGACCCGTGGCGCTACCCAGAAAACTGGGTGGTAGAAAACTTTGCTCCAGAAGGCCCCAAATTACTACGCAAAGACGATTGGTTTTATTTAGTAACGGCTGTTGGTGGTACCGCGGGCCCGGTAACTGGGCACATGGTCATTGCCGCACGCTCAAAATCCATACATGGGCCATGGGAGCACTGTCCGAATAACCCACTGGTGCGCACAGTGTCAGATCAAGAACTCTGGTGGTCCAAAGGTCACGCGACCCTGGTGGAGGGGCCTCATGGTAAATGGTATATGGTGTACCACGCCTACGAGAATGGCTTTCGGACACTTGGTCGGCAAACACTGCTCGAGCCTATTGAATGGACGGAAGACGGTTGGTTCCGCGCGGTAGGTGGAGATTTGTCTCTCCCCTTATCTAAGCCGGCAGATCTGGAAAATCAACCCAATGGTAGTGCTTTGTCCGATGAGTTCTCCACTAATAAATTCGGCGTGCAATGGGTTTTTCACGAGCCAAAACGTAGCGAGAACCAACGAGTAACATATAAGAACGGCGCTCTCGTGCTAAAGGCCGCGGGTACGTCACCCGCAGACAGCTCCCCTCTCGTGTTCAATGTCCCTGATCGTTCCTACCAGGTGGAGGTGGATATTGAAATTGAGCCAAATGCTGAAGGTGGCCTGATGGTTTTTTACAATCACAAAGCGTTTGTAGGTGTTGGCTTCACGGAAACATTTGTTAAAAACTACCAATATGCGGAAGAGCACCCTTGGGCTCGTGTACCCGTAAATACAAAAAGAGTTCGTGCAAGGATGGTGAATAATAAGAACGTACTAACGTTTTATTACTCCCACGACAAAGGTAAAACCTGGCGACTGCACCCCACCAGAATGGAAGTTTCTGGGCTGCATCACAATGTGTTTGGAGGTTTTTTGGCGCTACGAGTGGGACTGTTCAGCGTTGGTGGCGGCAAGGTAGAATTCGGTAAGCTTACCTATTCGGCACTCTAG
- a CDS encoding GDSL-type esterase/lipase family protein, producing MKFISTSAKLAITFISALFVLMLSGCMSTSEPHSDNRAWVTTWATATEDIREGFWMSKGHFPPKPLKNDTLRMFMRTSIGGDTLRIKFSNEFGMSPITIQVAHIAEAATPDASATDGAINTATDTALTFGGATGTVIAAGETVYSDPVEFKLAPLDVVALSVKYGDIAEKPITGHRGARTTSFFATGDKVSAPNLADAVKKDVWYTTTAIEVLQPDSFKTIVAMGDSITDGYGTKYNHHTRWTDYLAERLTNNPATATVGMANVGIGGAGSEMSVERYGRDVSNIKGANWLIIFIGVNDIVYGNNRPASYVIDNYKAMADKAHAEGLMVYGVTITPMGKHSEDADKENVRQEVNHWIRVTAQKEGYYDGFIDFDEIVRDPQKPTHMLPEYAVDDLHLNITGYKTLADAVDLTLFEDK from the coding sequence ATGAAGTTTATTTCAACGTCCGCCAAATTGGCTATTACATTTATTTCCGCACTATTCGTTTTAATGCTCAGTGGTTGTATGTCAACGTCTGAACCGCATTCAGACAATCGCGCCTGGGTAACAACCTGGGCAACCGCCACCGAGGATATACGGGAAGGGTTTTGGATGTCCAAAGGCCATTTTCCTCCCAAACCTCTAAAAAATGACACCCTGCGAATGTTTATGCGTACATCGATCGGCGGAGATACGCTGCGCATTAAATTCTCGAACGAATTTGGCATGAGCCCGATAACCATTCAGGTTGCGCATATCGCGGAAGCGGCTACGCCAGACGCCAGCGCGACCGATGGTGCGATTAACACGGCCACCGACACGGCCCTGACCTTTGGTGGAGCGACTGGAACGGTAATAGCGGCTGGCGAAACTGTCTACTCCGACCCGGTAGAATTTAAACTTGCTCCCCTGGACGTTGTTGCGTTGAGCGTTAAATATGGTGATATCGCAGAGAAACCGATTACCGGCCATAGAGGTGCACGTACGACCTCTTTCTTCGCAACTGGTGATAAAGTGTCTGCACCGAACTTGGCCGATGCGGTTAAAAAAGATGTTTGGTACACCACAACGGCCATTGAGGTGTTACAACCTGACTCATTTAAAACTATCGTTGCGATGGGTGACTCCATCACCGATGGCTATGGTACCAAATACAATCACCACACCCGCTGGACCGACTATCTCGCCGAGCGCCTGACCAACAATCCGGCGACTGCAACGGTTGGTATGGCCAACGTTGGTATCGGCGGCGCAGGTTCCGAAATGTCCGTTGAACGTTATGGTCGGGACGTTAGCAATATTAAGGGCGCGAACTGGCTGATTATTTTTATTGGGGTTAACGATATTGTGTATGGCAACAATCGCCCGGCTTCATATGTTATCGACAACTACAAAGCGATGGCAGACAAAGCTCACGCGGAAGGCTTAATGGTCTATGGTGTTACGATTACCCCTATGGGCAAACACAGCGAAGACGCTGACAAAGAGAATGTCAGGCAAGAGGTAAACCACTGGATACGCGTAACCGCGCAGAAAGAAGGCTATTACGACGGGTTTATTGACTTCGATGAAATCGTGCGCGATCCGCAAAAGCCGACGCATATGCTACCGGAGTATGCTGTCGATGATCTGCATTTGAATATAACAGGCTATAAAACGCTGGCTGATGCCGTAGATCTGACCCTGTTTGAAGATAAATAA
- a CDS encoding MBL fold metallo-hydrolase, producing MSQQFYLKEDVYIEPLFNQWYAWPYLIAPATAARHITNTHRRIMKSYVKNHELHILAKDYNSMTGGDFVDCSLEQLGDIKRLIGEIEQKCGDLVSLSTDIKKLNEHVANHTSGESIDYLYQQVPDGLKGYVELFMHLDHHPSYRFIEPLMYRSPYYKPELQSLSIGMISKVGDRPFVFSTPRLPDENHLQINAQFNDEFWDILCKSRETPISASELDALFADKTLNGGLSVGEIFTESAPAKQYVRPAASEVRLTYTGHAGFMVETCEVCVLIDPVIASRGEQYADEIISFSELPPFIDYVCVTHNHQDHINIETLLQLRYKIGTILVPKNNGGSLADPSMKLILRQLGFKVEEVEDLDQVNLPEGRITAIPFLGEHGDLDIRSKSAWLVELQGKKCFFGADSANPDINLYRHLQPLLHDADIFAVGMECVGAPYTWLYGALNTKKVAQNIRDSRRLNGSDSTQALEIIDLLAPKSVFIYALGMEPWYKYFIGLDYTDDAEQIQESQKALDECEKRNIPAERLFGKKIIVL from the coding sequence ATGAGCCAACAATTTTACTTAAAAGAAGACGTCTATATTGAACCACTGTTTAACCAATGGTACGCGTGGCCATATCTTATTGCCCCCGCAACCGCAGCTCGTCATATCACCAATACTCACCGCCGCATAATGAAGTCGTATGTAAAAAATCACGAACTGCATATATTGGCGAAGGACTATAACTCAATGACTGGTGGCGATTTCGTTGATTGTTCACTGGAACAATTGGGCGATATAAAGCGTTTGATTGGAGAAATTGAACAAAAATGCGGTGATCTGGTTTCTCTATCGACAGATATTAAAAAACTGAACGAACACGTGGCTAATCACACCAGCGGCGAAAGTATCGATTACCTTTATCAACAGGTACCCGACGGGTTAAAGGGATATGTTGAACTCTTTATGCACTTGGATCACCATCCATCCTATCGATTTATCGAACCGCTCATGTACCGCAGTCCGTATTACAAGCCGGAGCTACAGTCGCTTTCAATAGGTATGATTTCTAAAGTAGGGGATCGTCCATTCGTTTTTAGCACACCCAGACTGCCGGATGAAAACCATCTGCAAATTAATGCGCAATTTAATGACGAGTTCTGGGATATTTTATGCAAAAGCCGAGAAACACCAATATCAGCGAGCGAACTGGACGCCTTATTCGCCGATAAAACGCTGAATGGCGGGCTCTCAGTCGGTGAGATATTTACCGAAAGCGCACCCGCAAAACAATACGTTCGGCCAGCCGCGTCCGAAGTCCGATTAACCTATACCGGGCACGCCGGTTTTATGGTAGAAACATGCGAAGTGTGTGTGCTGATCGACCCAGTAATCGCGAGCAGAGGTGAGCAATACGCTGATGAAATTATTAGCTTCAGTGAACTTCCACCTTTTATTGATTACGTATGTGTAACCCATAATCATCAAGATCACATCAACATCGAGACGCTATTACAGCTTAGATACAAAATAGGCACTATTCTGGTCCCCAAAAATAACGGTGGCAGTTTAGCGGACCCCTCAATGAAGCTAATTTTGAGGCAACTAGGCTTTAAAGTGGAGGAAGTTGAAGACTTGGATCAAGTTAATTTGCCCGAAGGTAGAATAACCGCCATCCCATTCCTCGGCGAGCACGGCGACCTGGACATACGCAGTAAATCTGCGTGGCTGGTTGAGCTACAAGGTAAGAAATGCTTTTTCGGTGCAGATTCCGCCAACCCGGATATAAATTTGTACCGTCATTTGCAACCTCTATTACACGATGCCGACATTTTTGCTGTGGGCATGGAATGTGTCGGGGCACCCTACACCTGGTTATACGGCGCGCTTAACACAAAAAAAGTCGCACAGAATATTCGTGACTCGCGACGTTTGAACGGGTCGGATTCTACCCAGGCACTTGAAATAATTGACCTGTTGGCACCGAAAAGCGTATTTATTTATGCGCTTGGGATGGAGCCATGGTACAAGTACTTTATCGGTCTGGATTACACCGACGATGCAGAGCAAATACAGGAGTCACAAAAAGCTTTAGACGAATGCGAAAAGCGCAATATTCCAGCTGAACGATTATTCGGAAAAAAAATAATCGTACTCTAA
- a CDS encoding tryptophan halogenase family protein gives MNPSQVKRVIIVGGGTSGWMCAAAIARASPPNTSITLIESSDIGVIGVGEATIPTLIEFNRFLGINENDLIRECHGTFKLGIEFSDWQALGKSYFHPFGFYGRDTPDFPFHQLWLRLKHMETQGLAPAEAAGEISDFNLCTAAAYQGRFAPAQGGADTILATMRHAYHLDSRLYGKMLRRYAEAKGVTRIEANIVKASCSPEGGFIESVLLESGESVCGDLFIDCSGFKSLLIEDAMQSEFVDWSHYLLCDRAIALPTELSGSPLPYTRATAGDAGWRWRIPLQTRMGNGHVYSSQFTDDDTALRDLQNAIDGTSLAEPLPLRFKPGHRHEFWVKNCVAIGLAGGFIEPLESTSIHLTQVGIQRLIQFWPAHGVNYAETAHYNSEMTEDYERIRDFIVLHYKATDREDTAFWRAVKNMAVPDSLSNRMELFRSSGRVVDIPQDLFRPHSWLAVMLGQKVQPRNYDAFVDRIPVESLLANMQHLKDAVNKTAASLPGHQDYINRCCAAAESSRV, from the coding sequence ATGAACCCCTCGCAAGTGAAGCGGGTAATAATCGTTGGCGGCGGGACCTCGGGTTGGATGTGCGCCGCAGCTATCGCTCGGGCGTCGCCACCAAACACAAGCATTACCCTGATCGAATCCAGTGACATTGGTGTAATCGGTGTTGGCGAAGCAACAATTCCCACGCTTATCGAATTCAATCGCTTTCTCGGCATCAACGAAAACGACCTTATTCGCGAGTGCCACGGTACCTTCAAGCTGGGTATCGAATTCAGCGACTGGCAGGCTCTTGGCAAAAGTTATTTTCACCCATTCGGGTTTTATGGGCGCGATACCCCGGACTTTCCATTTCACCAACTTTGGCTGCGTTTAAAGCACATGGAAACGCAAGGTTTAGCCCCGGCGGAAGCCGCTGGCGAAATCAGCGATTTCAATCTGTGTACAGCGGCGGCCTATCAGGGCCGGTTTGCGCCTGCGCAAGGTGGAGCCGATACCATTTTGGCGACAATGCGCCACGCCTATCATCTTGACTCCCGCCTATACGGGAAAATGTTACGACGCTATGCCGAGGCCAAAGGCGTTACCAGAATAGAAGCGAATATCGTCAAAGCAAGCTGTAGTCCAGAAGGTGGGTTTATTGAATCTGTTCTGCTGGAATCGGGGGAATCGGTTTGCGGCGACCTCTTCATCGACTGCAGTGGATTTAAGTCGCTCCTAATCGAGGACGCGATGCAAAGCGAATTTGTTGATTGGAGTCACTACCTACTCTGCGATAGAGCCATAGCATTACCCACCGAATTGTCTGGCTCACCCCTGCCCTACACCCGCGCGACTGCGGGCGACGCCGGTTGGCGTTGGCGAATTCCGCTGCAAACGCGGATGGGCAATGGCCACGTATATTCCAGTCAGTTTACCGATGATGATACGGCACTGAGAGACCTACAGAATGCGATAGATGGAACCTCGCTGGCAGAACCATTACCGCTGCGCTTTAAACCGGGCCATCGCCACGAATTCTGGGTAAAAAACTGTGTTGCTATTGGCCTCGCCGGTGGATTTATCGAACCCCTGGAGTCAACGAGTATTCATTTGACTCAAGTGGGTATCCAGAGGCTTATTCAATTTTGGCCCGCTCACGGCGTTAATTATGCCGAAACGGCACACTACAACAGTGAAATGACAGAGGACTATGAGCGCATTCGCGATTTTATTGTGCTTCACTATAAGGCAACCGATCGGGAAGACACGGCGTTCTGGCGTGCGGTAAAAAATATGGCAGTGCCTGACTCCTTGTCGAACCGCATGGAGCTCTTTCGCAGCAGCGGGCGCGTAGTGGATATTCCACAGGATTTATTCCGCCCCCATAGCTGGCTCGCTGTAATGCTGGGCCAGAAGGTTCAGCCGCGAAATTACGATGCGTTTGTTGATCGCATACCTGTCGAATCACTATTGGCAAACATGCAGCACCTCAAGGATGCGGTAAATAAAACCGCTGCATCCCTTCCCGGTCATCAGGACTATATTAATCGTTGCTGTGCCGCTGCCGAATCTTCAAGAGTCTAA
- a CDS encoding TonB-dependent receptor, with protein sequence MNKNPRYAHLVQHSLPGFRRSLLAAAVIACTSQALAQDVETTEDDINLEEVMVTGQRQALETAIDLKRESDTIGDSLVLDEAGKVPSTSLLEILERAPGVTMNRIRAGSDGSPDGFAFEGSNVQVRGLNKTKTLVNGREVFSANGGSGLSWADVGPELLRSVSVLKSSRADLIEGGVSGTVNLETYMPFDFDGFKVNAAASLDYGDFAEEVTPALSGLVSNRYDTSIGEIGVLLNLAYSKISSNDSNIIIPPYFATEYEGERVYAPGGIRHTQDQFERERKGYYAALQWRPNDRLELFHTTFISERDSDRYSQIITVEPAAPVGVLPGAEFDDDGIFVKGTISSTDLASGLDASANSSFSPSSSKTADYSTGFEYRGDGWDLSGSYQYVKADSSLGKYSLGSTIGAKVPNIQMDMSRDRPLAIAGDAISTQQEAALMSRINWLNDENEGEAHAIQLDADFEIGDGFFKKIATGVRAADREESDNFVGTWWSATGRGWNGVPRASVDTAPEGDFYLEEFSDFFKGDEPALGGAWVGSTQVNSQAQFDHVYDTYLACGPDLHYQCANDPNATTYLYTQNGVTRDPNFDQLPQIYTTNHKTQSAYVMAGFANDSENFFANISGNIGVRWVNYDIESEGNFNFNSGGRYYASLADAQASIEAMGGIDNVKQWKEDNNGVDEPLSYNTVSYEKVRTGSLQKDYLLPSFNIKFESDKNLILRYAFTETLTAPRYPDIRAQGVVASQTTANPINTELDAAYPDDDISIPDIFAGYTNTTGNPFLEPELSYNHDISLEWYPRKASSMYLALFHKTIENYITFNNFSAPASTFFNEEDYPQSEPAGGGQSVLIDGPVTSRSNLNADGDTIVKGFEFGGRTYFDTLPGIWSSFGVEANVTFIDNEAPDSFAQDINGDQLSVPVIGLSEWAYSTTLLYDRDKLSARLSWNWRDRYLTTTNDSGTTNVYTDPFSGDEIQYGLPVYAASSGRLDASVSYKFTDTMNVKLNLQNLTDTDQRTEMEILDGKFVDRAVFVADRRISLHFGFNF encoded by the coding sequence ATGAATAAAAACCCCCGTTATGCCCATCTCGTTCAGCATTCACTTCCTGGTTTTCGACGCTCACTGTTAGCTGCTGCGGTAATCGCGTGCACCTCACAAGCGTTGGCTCAAGATGTTGAAACGACTGAAGACGATATTAATCTTGAGGAAGTCATGGTTACAGGGCAGCGTCAAGCTCTGGAAACTGCGATTGACCTCAAACGTGAGTCCGACACAATCGGAGACTCTCTGGTACTCGATGAAGCCGGCAAAGTCCCGAGCACATCATTGCTGGAAATTCTGGAACGCGCGCCTGGCGTGACTATGAACCGCATCCGTGCCGGCTCCGACGGCTCGCCCGATGGTTTCGCGTTCGAAGGTTCGAACGTTCAGGTTCGCGGCCTTAACAAAACCAAAACCCTCGTAAATGGCCGCGAAGTTTTCTCCGCAAACGGTGGTTCCGGCTTGAGCTGGGCAGACGTTGGCCCAGAACTGTTGCGCTCAGTTTCGGTATTGAAATCCAGCCGTGCCGACCTGATTGAAGGTGGTGTATCCGGTACTGTTAACCTGGAAACCTATATGCCATTCGACTTTGACGGCTTTAAGGTTAACGCCGCGGCTTCCTTGGATTACGGCGATTTCGCCGAGGAAGTGACCCCTGCGCTGTCTGGCCTCGTTTCAAACCGTTACGACACCAGTATTGGTGAGATCGGCGTGTTACTGAACCTGGCATACTCCAAAATCTCTTCCAATGACAGCAACATCATTATTCCTCCCTATTTCGCCACCGAATACGAAGGTGAGCGTGTATACGCACCCGGCGGTATTCGACACACTCAGGACCAGTTCGAACGTGAGCGCAAAGGCTATTATGCGGCACTCCAATGGCGACCAAACGATCGCCTGGAACTGTTCCACACCACGTTTATTTCTGAGCGTGATAGCGATCGCTATAGCCAGATTATTACCGTAGAACCTGCGGCACCTGTTGGTGTTTTACCTGGTGCGGAATTCGATGATGACGGTATTTTTGTTAAGGGCACAATTTCGAGTACAGATCTGGCATCGGGTTTAGATGCCAGCGCGAACTCAAGCTTTTCACCTTCAAGCAGTAAAACCGCTGATTACAGTACTGGCTTTGAGTATCGCGGTGATGGCTGGGATTTGAGCGGTAGCTACCAATACGTAAAAGCTGATTCCAGTTTGGGTAAATATAGTTTGGGTAGCACTATCGGCGCTAAAGTACCAAACATTCAGATGGATATGAGTCGAGACCGACCATTGGCGATTGCTGGTGATGCCATATCCACACAGCAAGAAGCTGCGTTAATGTCACGAATCAACTGGCTGAATGATGAAAACGAAGGTGAGGCCCACGCGATACAGTTGGATGCAGACTTCGAAATCGGCGATGGCTTCTTCAAAAAAATTGCTACCGGTGTGCGGGCTGCTGATCGTGAAGAATCCGATAACTTCGTAGGTACTTGGTGGTCAGCGACTGGTCGCGGTTGGAACGGCGTACCACGCGCTTCCGTGGATACAGCGCCCGAAGGCGACTTTTACCTGGAAGAATTTTCTGATTTCTTTAAAGGTGACGAACCCGCTTTAGGTGGTGCCTGGGTGGGCAGTACGCAAGTCAACTCTCAAGCCCAATTTGATCATGTTTACGACACCTATTTGGCTTGTGGACCCGATCTTCACTACCAGTGTGCCAACGATCCAAACGCGACAACCTATCTCTACACTCAGAATGGTGTAACACGAGATCCAAACTTTGATCAGTTGCCGCAGATCTACACCACCAATCACAAAACGCAATCTGCCTACGTCATGGCCGGTTTCGCAAACGATAGCGAAAATTTCTTCGCCAATATCAGCGGTAATATCGGCGTGCGTTGGGTGAATTACGATATTGAGTCTGAGGGTAACTTTAACTTCAACTCTGGTGGTCGTTACTATGCGTCACTGGCGGATGCGCAAGCATCTATCGAGGCCATGGGTGGAATTGACAACGTTAAACAGTGGAAAGAAGACAACAACGGCGTAGACGAGCCACTGTCCTACAATACTGTCAGCTATGAGAAAGTGCGTACTGGTAGTCTTCAGAAGGATTATTTGCTGCCTTCATTCAATATCAAGTTCGAGTCTGATAAAAACCTGATATTGCGTTACGCCTTTACTGAAACTCTGACCGCCCCACGTTATCCCGATATTCGAGCGCAAGGTGTGGTTGCATCCCAGACAACGGCTAACCCAATCAATACAGAACTTGATGCTGCGTACCCGGATGACGATATTTCGATTCCCGATATTTTCGCTGGTTACACTAACACCACAGGTAATCCTTTCCTGGAGCCTGAACTGTCTTATAACCACGATATTTCGTTGGAGTGGTATCCACGTAAAGCGTCGTCAATGTATCTGGCTTTGTTCCACAAAACGATCGAGAACTACATTACGTTTAACAACTTCTCTGCACCTGCGAGCACCTTCTTTAATGAAGAAGATTACCCTCAGTCAGAACCGGCCGGCGGTGGCCAGAGCGTGTTAATCGATGGCCCTGTCACCAGCCGTTCGAACTTGAACGCAGATGGCGACACCATCGTAAAAGGTTTCGAATTTGGTGGCCGCACCTATTTCGATACTCTGCCCGGTATCTGGAGCAGTTTTGGTGTTGAAGCGAACGTGACCTTTATCGACAACGAAGCACCGGATTCCTTCGCGCAAGACATTAACGGCGATCAACTCAGCGTGCCTGTTATCGGTCTTTCCGAGTGGGCTTACTCTACGACGCTCTTGTACGACCGCGACAAGCTGAGTGCGCGCCTGTCTTGGAACTGGCGTGACCGTTACTTGACCACCACCAACGACTCTGGTACTACCAACGTGTACACTGACCCGTTCTCTGGAGATGAAATCCAATACGGTTTACCCGTTTATGCGGCGTCCTCAGGTCGTTTGGATGCGAGCGTTTCCTATAAGTTTACCGACACTATGAACGTAAAACTGAACCTGCAGAACCTGACCGATACAGATCAGCGTACCGAAATGGAAATTCTGGACGGCAAGTTTGTTGATCGTGCGGTGTTCGTAGCGGATCGTCGTATCAGCCTGCACTTTGGCTTTAATTTTTAA